Proteins encoded within one genomic window of Tamandua tetradactyla isolate mTamTet1 chromosome 11, mTamTet1.pri, whole genome shotgun sequence:
- the HMGCS2 gene encoding hydroxymethylglutaryl-CoA synthase, mitochondrial: MQRLLTPVKRVLQVRRVVQKASFTPARILPAVYQRFSTVSAVPLAKTDTWPKDVGILALEVYFPAQYVDQTDLEKYNNVEAGKYTVGLGQTEMGFCSVQEDINSLCLTVVQRLMERTQLPWDSVGRLEVGTETIIDKSKAVKTVLMELFQDSGNTDIEGIDTTNACYGGTASLFNAANWMESSSWDGRYALVVCGDIAVYESGTARPTGGAGAVAMLIGPKAPLALERGLRGTHMENVYDFYKPDLASEYPMVDGKLSIQCYFRALDRCYAFYRQKIQNQWKQAGIDQPFTLKDFQFVIFHTPFCKLVQKSLARLMFNDFLSANSDTQASLYKGLEAFRELKLEDTYTNRDMDAAFLKASLDMFNQKTKASLYLSTRNGNMYTSSLYGCLASLLSQHSAQEIAGSRIGAFSYGSGLAASLFSLRVSQDASPGSPLDKLVSSVSDLPERLASRKRVSAEEFTDIMNQREHFYHKVDFSPPGDTSNLFPGTWYLERVDELYRRKYARRPV; this comes from the exons ATGCAGCGCCTGCTGACTCCAGTGAAGAGGGTCTTGCAAGTGAGAAGAGTGGTGCAGAAAGCATCCTTCACCCCTGCTCGTATCCTTCCAGCAGTCTACCAAAG GTTTTCTACAGTCTCTGCTGTGCCCTTGGCCAAAACAGATACTTGGCCAAAAGATGTGGGCATCCTGGCCCTGGAGGTCTACTTCCCAGCACAATATGTGGACCAAACTGACCTGGAGAAGTACAACAATGTGGAAGCGGGAAAGTACACAGTAGGCTTGGGCCAGACCGAAATGGGCTTCTGCTCAGTCCAGGAGGACATTAACTCTTTGTGCCTGACGGTGGTGCAGCGGCTGATGGAGCGCACACAGCTCCCGTGGGACTCAGTGGGCCGGCTAGAGGTGGGCACCGAGACCATCATCGACAAATCCAAGGCCGTCAAGACAGTCCTCATGGAGCTCTTCCAGGACTCAGGGAACACCGACATTGAGGGCATCGATACCACCAATGCCTGCTACGGAGGCACTGCCTCCCTCTTCAATGCTGCCAACTGGATGGAGTCCAGCTCCTGGGATG GTCGCTATGCCTTGGTGGTCTGCGGGGACATTGCCGTCTATGAGAGTGGCACCGCTCGTCCCACCGGGGGGGCCGGAGCTGTGGCGATGCTGATCGGGCCCAAGGCTCCTCTGGCCCTCGAGCGAG GGCTCAGGGGAACCCACATGGAGAACGTCTATGACTTCTACAAACCAGACCTGGCCTCAGAGTACCCGATGGTGGATGGAAAGCTTTCCATCCAGTGCTATTTTCGGGCCTTGGATCGATGTTATGCATTTTACCGCCAAAAAATCCAGAACCAGTGGAAGCAAG CTGGCATTGACCAACCTTTCACCCTAAAAGATTTCCAGTTTGTGATTTTTCACACACCCTTCTGCAAGTTGGTCCAGAAGTCCCTGGCACGCCTGATGTTCAATGACTTCCTGTCAGCCAACAGTGACACACAAGCCAGTCTCTACAAGGGACTGGAGGCCTTCAG GGAGCTAAAGCTGGAAGATACCTACACCAATAGGGATATGGATGCAGCATTTCTAAAGGCCTCACTTGATATGTTCAACCAGAAAACCAAAGCCTCCCTTTACCTCTCCACACGCAATGGAAACATGTACACCTCATCCCTGTATGGGTGCCTGGCATCTCTTCTGTCCCA GCACTCAGCCCAAGAAATAGCTGGCTCCAGGATTGGTGCCTTCTCTTATGGCTCTGGTTTGGCAGCAAGTTTATTTTCACTTCGAGTGTCCCAGGATGCTTCTCCAG GCTCCCCACTGGACAAGCTGGTGTCTAGTGTATCAGACCTCCCCGAGCGCCTTGCCTCTCGGAAACGCGTGTCTGCCGAGGAGTTCACTGATATAATGAACCAAAGAGAGCATTTCTACCACAAAG TGGATTTCTCACCACCTGGTGACACGAGCAACCTTTTCCCAGGCACTTGGTACCTGGAGCGAGTGGATGAGCTATACCGCCGAAAGTATGCCCGGCGCCCTGTCTAA